The genomic window AGCTTATTCAGGGATTTTCCGGTAAGCTCCTCATAGGCAACCCTTAGCGCCGCCTCCATCACGCCGCCAGTGACTCCAAAAAGGGCGGCCCCTCCGCTTGAAGAGCCAAGCGGCGTGTCGTAATCCCCGTCAGGCAACTTTGAAAATTCTATTCCCTTGGACTTAATGACCCGACCAAGTTCCCGGGTAGTCAGAACAAGGTCAACATCCGGCGAGCCGGTTGTCCTCATTTCGGGCCTTGCCGCTTCAAGCTTCTTTGCAACGCACGGCATTATCGACGCCACGAAGATACCTTTAGCATCTTTTCCAAGAAGCTTTGCGTAGTAATTTTTGGCTACTGCCCCGAACATCTGCTGTGGCGACTTGCATGATGAGATATGCTTAAACAGATGCGGGTAATTCTGCTCGGCAAAAACAATCCAGGAAGGGCAGCAGGAAGTAATAAGCGGCAGGTTTTTCTTCTTTTTGTACCTCTCCAGAAATTCATTTGCTTCCTCCATTATAGTAAGGTCTGCCGCAAAGTTCGTGTCAAACACCTTGTCAAAGCCAATTTTTTTAAGGGCGGAGACCATCTTTCCCTTTACCAAAGTGCCTGGAGCCATGCCAAACATCTCGCCTAGCGACGCCCTGACCGCAGGCGCGGTCTGCACTACATAAAACTTTTTCTTGTGCGAGATATCCAGTGCCATCTCATCTATCGTTCTTACAAGCTTTTCGCTCAGCGCCCTTTCCCGGAGAGCGGTTGTCGGGCAGTAGAGCGCGCATTGGCCGCAGAAAGTGCATGGCGATTCGAGCATCGGCGTATTGTAAGGGGTGGTTATGGATGAGCAGACGCTCCGGTTCACAACATCAATGTTCTCTATTCCCTGAATCCTGGAGCAGACCTGGGCGCACCTTCCGCAAAGGACGCAAAGCCGGCCTTCCCGCTCCAGAGGAACCGCCCTCTTGCAGGAAGAAATGCTTGAAGAGCCAAACATTGTCTTTTCTATTCCAAGCTCCCGAAAGACCTTGGTAATCTCCACGTCATTGTCGCTATGCGCATTTCCGTGCAAAAGCTCCGCATTCAGCTTTCTTGCATCAGTCACCCGCTTCGTATGGGTCAGAACTTCCATCCCTTCCCTTACCGGAGTATTGCAAGACGTTACAAGCTTTCCGTCTGCTTCAACGATGCATATCCTGCACCGCCCTTCCGGCTTGAGGTCGGGATGGTAGCAAAGTGTAGGTATGCTTATGCCGATTCTTTTGGCAACCTCGAGAATTGTCTCTCCATCTTTTGCAAACACCCTTTTTCCATCGATTTTTACCTGCATACTTCAAGGAATTCTTTTTTGAAATACCTGAGCGCGCACTCAAGGTGGGTTGTCGAAAACCGCCCAAGCGTGCAGTAAGACGTGTCACGGATATCTGGCACAAGCGCCTGTATTATTTTAAGGTCAGACCTGCACGACTTCTTGTCGCGCATTTTCCTGAGCGCTTCAAGAACGCGGAAATTTCCCTCCCTGCACGGAGTGCAATAGCCGCAGGACTCATGGACAAAAAACTCGGCAAATATCTTGGACACTTCCGGTATGCTCCGATTCTGACCCACCACGATAAGGGCTCTTGAGCCCATCATAGCGCCGGTTCCGGAAAAGCTTTTTTCATCAAAAGGCATCTTCCTGAAATTTTTGTATGGAAGGCACCCAGCCGACGCCCCAAAATAAACTGCCTTTGGCTCCTCTTTTGGCTTTCCCATTGCGATAATCTCACCAAGGGGAGTTCCAAGCTTGGCCTCATAAACTCCCGGGGCCTGAAGGTCTCCTGAAAGGCACACAACGGTAAGCTCTGGGTTCCACGTTCCGTCAAGTATCAGGGGAATAGTTGCCAGGGTTTCGACATTGTTGACGCAGGTAGGCCGACCATTCAGACCTGCCTGAACAGGATAAGGGGGCTTCCTTCTTACGATGGGGCGGTTTCCCTCCATGGATTCGAGAATTGCCGACTCCTCGCCGCAGAGGTACGCCCCGGCTCCAAGCACAACCGTAATCCTAAGCCCAATCTTCTTCAGCCGTGAAGAGGATTTTTTTATCTCGGCTTCAAGCTTTGGCCGAATGTAGGAATATTCCCCCCGGAGGTAAATCCACGCCCGCCGGATTCCCATTGCGTAGGCGGCAATCGCCATTCCCTCAATAAGAAGTGAAGGATTATTTTCCATTATGAACCTGTCCTTAAACGTTCCCGGCTCGCCCTCATCCGCATTGCATACAAGGTAGCGCTCGCCTTTTCCCATCGACTCCCACTTCTGTCCCGTAGGATAATTCGAGCCGCTTCTGCCGCGAAGCCCTGACTCCTTTACCAGCCCTATAACCTTTTTCGGGCTTCTCTTGAGCGCTTTTTCATAGCCCCTCCAGCAAGTGTTAGTTAGCAGTTGCATATTCAATCAAGCCCGGCAAGAATCTGCCGTATTTTTTCCTCAGTAAGGTTCGTGTAAACCTTGCCGTCAACCATCATTGAGGGGGCCTTGTCGCACTGCCCAAGGCATGACGCCTTCTCAAGCGTGAATTTTCCGTCGGTTGTCGTATCTCCAAGCTTCACCCCCAGCTCTTTTTTAAGAAAGTCAAGAAGCGTGAAGGACTTATTCAGGTAGCAGGAAGGGCTCCCACAAACGCGTATAATATGCTGTCCGCACTTTTTTGTCGGAAGAAAAGCATAAAAGCTGGCAACCCCATAAAGCTTTGCTAAAGGCATTCCAAGGCCACGGCTTACCTTGTCAAGCTTTTCAAAAGAAACATATCCCTCCTGCCGGACAATCTCCTCAAGAACGGTTAAAAGCTCGATTTCGCCATTCCTGCAGGATTTGATGAGCAAATCCAGTTTCCCCATAAATTAGTAAATTATTAAAGAGTTCCCAGGAAGTCAAAAATTACTGCTTGCCATAAAATGACTTGTGGTCTATATTATGCTTCCTATAACGCTTAGGCCCTGCCCCAAAAAGCATAGCTATGATCTGGACAAAGCAGAATTGCCTGAAGTTACTCTCAAAAGAGTCACTCATGCGCTGGAAACCCTGGACTCAGAAGTCAGCCTGGAAAATCTTGAAAGCAAGGAAAAACTTTGGGTGTACCGGGCAGTCTCAAAAAAATTTCTAGATATCGACCCGCCATACATCCGCTGCGGGAGGTCACACGGAAAAGGGGTGACGCAGGTACAAGCAAAATGCAGTGCCCCGATGTAGCAGGTCGAAAGAATAAATGCAAAAAACGTCATGCAGAACCTTGTAAGAGACCCGGAAACCTTGTTTGAGGCGTATGAAGGGCTCCCTAAAGAGTCGTCTATTCCAATCAGCCAACTGCTTTCCTATGGCTACCACCCTTCATTTTACGCTCCCAATGCAGGGCAAGTCTTTAGGAAAAAGAAAATGATGTTCATGAAGGTCCACTGCCTGACAGACAAAACTGAAAAATACCTGCCGCTTTTCTGGCATCTCTATTTTTACGGAACAAATGGGTTTGCTTCCGGGAACACTTACGAAGAAGCGGTTCTTCGGGCGCTTTGCGAAGTTATCTAAAGACATAATAAGATAGAAACCAGAAACAGGTACTTGGAAAGAAAGGAGATTTGGCTTGATTCCCACCAGGAGATTATCTCAGGTCTTCTCAGCAACCTGAACGCCTGGGGGTTCAAGCCCATCCTTGAAGAGTGGAGCCGCCCGATACCAGTCCCCACTATCCAATGCAGACTCGGGTACAAGGCCGGATATGGCACATACCCCAAACCAAACTCCATCAGATCTTCAAATTTATCTCCTTTAGCTTCTCACGCACAATCGGCGCGCACTCCTGGCATACCCAGCACTCATCCTTTCCAATCGAGGTCTTCTTTATTATCTGGAGCCGGCCGTTCTTTGTGGGCTTGAACCTTTGCCCGCAAAGTTCGCATTTATGAAGCTTTAGCATAATAGATTAAAGAGTTAACCTATAAAGTACCGGACATTTCCGGTTTGCCTAGTGACCTCCACTACACTAACTGCTTAGCTTGCATATATATTTTATGCAACAAATAATGCTGGAAGCTTGTCCCAAAAAATACACCTATGATCAAGACAAGGCAGAATTGCCCGAAAAAACATTGGAAAATGTACTAGGCATACTAAAAGACAGACATATAGAAGTAGAATTCAGGGAAGTCCAAAGCCTACTGGGAATCCCGTTTTACAAGTTGATGTCCACCGACCCCGAACGAAATTACTCCTCATATCTATTTTCAGGCAGCTCTTCTGGAAAAGGATCAACGCGCTTCCAGTCAAAATGCAGCGCCCTTATGGAGTGGGTCGAGCGAGTAAACGCAGGGCAAATCCCAACTAGACTACTCAACAGCGAAGAGATGGTCCATTGCAGCTATAATGAACTCTGTACAAACTCCAGAATCGCCCCGAAAGAAATGCTGTCCTACAGCTTCCACCCCTCATTTAAAAGCAATGCCTCAGAAGAGATACTGAGACATAAAAAAATGCACTACCTGAAGTTCCAGTGCCTTTCCGGACAAGAGGGGGCATACCTTCCAATATTCTGGCACCTGTATTTCAACTGCTCAAACGGACTTGCTGCAGGGAATACTTATGAGGAAGCAATCCTTCAAGCATTGTGTGAAGTCGTAGAGCGTAATAATGTCATTGAAACAAGGCTGAGAAATCTAAAATATCGAAGAGAAATAGTGCTAGATACCGATTATAAGCCCTTGAGAGATATGTCTGAGGTGCTTCACAAACAAGGAATAACCCCCATTATAGAGGACTGGAGTTGTCCGATACCAATACCTACAATGCACTGCCGATTTGGACCCAGAGCGGGCTATGGAACCAGCACTAGCCCCATAAAGTCTGCCATAAGAGCGATAACTGAAATGGTTCAGGACTATGCGATAAACGAAAAACACTGCCTTCCGCCGCAGGAAAATATAATCTATCCTCCGGCGGATAAAAAGATAGAGCTAAGCAAAATAAAAAGTCTGGAAAGGCAGGATATCCTTTCAGAGATAAAGGAAATCGTCAGCACCCTTAATTCCATGGGGTACCAGACCTATGTCAGGGACATCTCCCTACAGATACCTGTGCCTACGGTTCTGGTGGTTGTTCCTGGGCTTAAATGCTATGATTTCAGAAATCAAGAGAGGCATCTTCTGGATTTTAAGAGCAACCTTGTCCAGTATTATAACGATTACCTCATATACCTGCGCTAACCTCAAAAATGGCCGGGTTCAAGGAGGGGACTATTTGAATCTCCAGCATTCCGTTGCCCACCTGCACCAATTAAGCTTGCCTCTAAAACCTTCGTACAGAAAACAGAAGATCATCAAGGAACAAGCCCCGGAAACTTCTGGCGGCAGTACTGCTTGCACTCGTCAGAATTAAGGGCCATGTTCTTCATGGACAGCCGGCATGCATGAAGAAGAGTGTCTGATGCGCCATCATCATCTATGTCGCCAAGCATTAAAGCACTGGGGTCCATACCAGTTTCGGCAAATTTCCTGCAGCCGTCGTTTAAGGCGGACTCAACCGATAAACCTGACATCTGTCCCATCGACCCGCTAAGGTAAAGCACGCTTAAGACAAGAACAATTGCTCCAAGAGCAACAATAATTATGCTGTTTACGGTAAGCTCGATGCCCTTCATAAATATACTGTATTTCTATAGCTATTATTTATGAGGCAAGGCAACCTGACCATAGAACACGTGATTCTATTGTTAATAGCACTCCTTGTTCTCGTAGTGTCCTACCTTTTCGTAAATGGCTCCATAAAAGGCCCTACAAAC from Candidatus Aenigmatarchaeota archaeon includes these protein-coding regions:
- a CDS encoding iron hydrogenase small subunit gives rise to the protein MQVKIDGKRVFAKDGETILEVAKRIGISIPTLCYHPDLKPEGRCRICIVEADGKLVTSCNTPVREGMEVLTHTKRVTDARKLNAELLHGNAHSDNDVEITKVFRELGIEKTMFGSSSISSCKRAVPLEREGRLCVLCGRCAQVCSRIQGIENIDVVNRSVCSSITTPYNTPMLESPCTFCGQCALYCPTTALRERALSEKLVRTIDEMALDISHKKKFYVVQTAPAVRASLGEMFGMAPGTLVKGKMVSALKKIGFDKVFDTNFAADLTIMEEANEFLERYKKKKNLPLITSCCPSWIVFAEQNYPHLFKHISSCKSPQQMFGAVAKNYYAKLLGKDAKGIFVASIMPCVAKKLEAARPEMRTTGSPDVDLVLTTRELGRVIKSKGIEFSKLPDGDYDTPLGSSSGGAALFGVTGGVMEAALRVAYEELTGKSLNKLDFTSVRGLDGIREAEISIAGERIKVAIVHTLGNIRKFFDGGQWKKYHFIEVMACPGGCIGGGGQPRPTTNEIRLKRMEALYKEDKGLSIRISSHNPDIQTLYKDFLGKPLSKKAEKLLHTKYHKRKPRYF
- a CDS encoding YcaO-like family protein, which encodes MQNLVRDPETLFEAYEGLPKESSIPISQLLSYGYHPSFYAPNAGQVFRKKKMMFMKVHCLTDKTEKYLPLFWHLYFYGTNGFASGNTYEEAVLRALCEVI
- a CDS encoding YcaO-like family protein, translating into MQQIMLEACPKKYTYDQDKAELPEKTLENVLGILKDRHIEVEFREVQSLLGIPFYKLMSTDPERNYSSYLFSGSSSGKGSTRFQSKCSALMEWVERVNAGQIPTRLLNSEEMVHCSYNELCTNSRIAPKEMLSYSFHPSFKSNASEEILRHKKMHYLKFQCLSGQEGAYLPIFWHLYFNCSNGLAAGNTYEEAILQALCEVVERNNVIETRLRNLKYRREIVLDTDYKPLRDMSEVLHKQGITPIIEDWSCPIPIPTMHCRFGPRAGYGTSTSPIKSAIRAITEMVQDYAINEKHCLPPQENIIYPPADKKIELSKIKSLERQDILSEIKEIVSTLNSMGYQTYVRDISLQIPVPTVLVVVPGLKCYDFRNQERHLLDFKSNLVQYYNDYLIYLR
- a CDS encoding NAD(P)H-dependent oxidoreductase subunit E; the protein is MGKLDLLIKSCRNGEIELLTVLEEIVRQEGYVSFEKLDKVSRGLGMPLAKLYGVASFYAFLPTKKCGQHIIRVCGSPSCYLNKSFTLLDFLKKELGVKLGDTTTDGKFTLEKASCLGQCDKAPSMMVDGKVYTNLTEEKIRQILAGLD
- a CDS encoding NADH-quinone oxidoreductase subunit F (part of NADH-ubiquinone oxidoreductase complex I; shuttles electrons from NADH, via FMN and iron-sulfur (Fe-S) centers, to quinones in the respiratory chain; NuoF is part of the soluble NADH dehydrogenase fragment, which represents the electron input part of NADH dehydrogenase), translated to MQLLTNTCWRGYEKALKRSPKKVIGLVKESGLRGRSGSNYPTGQKWESMGKGERYLVCNADEGEPGTFKDRFIMENNPSLLIEGMAIAAYAMGIRRAWIYLRGEYSYIRPKLEAEIKKSSSRLKKIGLRITVVLGAGAYLCGEESAILESMEGNRPIVRRKPPYPVQAGLNGRPTCVNNVETLATIPLILDGTWNPELTVVCLSGDLQAPGVYEAKLGTPLGEIIAMGKPKEEPKAVYFGASAGCLPYKNFRKMPFDEKSFSGTGAMMGSRALIVVGQNRSIPEVSKIFAEFFVHESCGYCTPCREGNFRVLEALRKMRDKKSCRSDLKIIQALVPDIRDTSYCTLGRFSTTHLECALRYFKKEFLEVCR